The Candidatus Malacoplasma girerdii genome has a segment encoding these proteins:
- the lon gene encoding ATP-dependent protease La: MNKKELTNMQKPVIVSRGVIIYPGMKHAISVGRIKTIKAIDWARNEHDNQILMFSQIDPQVEEPGVNDIYRIGTLCEIVNVNKKSENDYNVELKGIKRVSANNINIDDDHQSFYSDYTELSDVKINPKSLKKHQTLLMNMVKQSSNSDFEGEELMKLISPKDSLTKVVYILADILNISGKNRQAILSTNSVVERINIVCQYLTNDAESSKIDNEILKKVNSGLSKQQREFYLRQKMGVIKDELGQISSNESDIKRLLDKVNSNPYPEEVKKRATEEIGRMESSVNPQENSIVRTYLDWLLDLPYWQTSVDNNDIVKVEAMLDKTHYGLEKVKERIVEYLAVRAKVKKSKSPIICLVGPPGVGKSTLARSIADALGKKFVKMSLGGVHDESEIRGHRRTYIGSMPGRIIKGMKKAEVVNPLFLLDELDKMTNDRLHGDPASALLEVLDPEQNSHFVDNYIEEPYDLSKVMFVATANYIEQIPEPLLDRLEIIELTSYTEREKLAIAKQYLIPRVLENTGIKDKEIIFTDEVITYAINHYTKEAGVRELERLINKIARKFVVQQLHKKITKQTIDIKAIREYLDKEIFEYNIADKENIPGVVNGMAYTSAGGDLLPIEVTYFPGKGDIVITGNLKETMKESASVALGYVKANADKFGLKNFNFKDNDIHIHVPSGGIPKDGPSAGVTLTTAIISSLSGRSVKTNIAMTGEITLRGKVLIIGGVKEKVISAYRGGVNEIFLPSDDERYLKDIPDDVRSKIKFYLVKSYPEIYENIFNKK; encoded by the coding sequence ATGAATAAAAAGGAATTAACAAATATGCAAAAACCAGTGATTGTTTCGCGGGGTGTAATTATTTATCCGGGAATGAAACACGCAATTAGTGTTGGAAGAATTAAAACAATTAAAGCAATTGATTGAGCCCGTAATGAACACGATAATCAAATTTTAATGTTCAGTCAAATCGATCCGCAAGTTGAAGAACCGGGTGTTAATGATATTTATCGGATTGGTACGCTTTGCGAAATTGTTAATGTTAATAAAAAAAGTGAAAACGATTATAATGTTGAACTAAAAGGAATTAAACGAGTTAGTGCTAATAACATTAATATTGATGATGATCATCAATCATTTTATAGTGATTACACTGAATTATCTGACGTCAAAATTAACCCAAAATCACTAAAAAAACATCAAACATTATTAATGAATATGGTGAAACAATCTTCAAATAGTGATTTTGAAGGTGAAGAATTAATGAAATTAATTTCGCCAAAAGACTCATTAACTAAGGTTGTTTATATCCTGGCTGATATTTTAAACATTAGTGGTAAAAATCGTCAGGCTATTTTATCAACTAATAGTGTAGTTGAACGAATTAACATTGTTTGCCAATATTTAACAAATGATGCTGAAAGTTCGAAAATTGATAATGAAATTCTAAAAAAAGTTAATTCTGGATTATCAAAACAACAACGCGAATTTTATTTACGTCAGAAAATGGGCGTTATTAAAGATGAATTAGGTCAAATTTCATCAAATGAAAGTGATATTAAACGCTTACTTGACAAAGTTAATTCTAACCCTTATCCTGAAGAAGTTAAAAAACGAGCAACTGAAGAAATTGGTCGTATGGAATCGAGTGTTAACCCACAAGAAAACTCAATTGTCCGTACGTATCTTGACTGATTACTTGATTTGCCTTACTGACAAACTTCGGTTGATAATAATGACATCGTTAAAGTTGAAGCAATGCTTGATAAAACACATTATGGACTTGAAAAAGTTAAAGAACGAATTGTGGAATATTTAGCTGTTAGAGCTAAAGTAAAAAAATCAAAATCACCAATTATTTGTTTGGTTGGTCCTCCAGGAGTTGGTAAATCAACATTAGCTCGTTCAATTGCTGATGCTTTAGGTAAAAAATTCGTTAAGATGTCACTTGGAGGAGTTCATGATGAAAGTGAAATTCGTGGACACCGTCGTACATATATTGGTAGTATGCCAGGGCGGATCATTAAGGGAATGAAGAAAGCCGAAGTTGTTAACCCTCTATTCTTATTAGATGAATTAGATAAGATGACTAATGATCGATTACATGGCGATCCGGCTAGTGCGTTACTAGAAGTTCTTGATCCTGAACAAAACTCCCATTTTGTTGATAACTACATTGAAGAGCCATATGATTTAAGTAAAGTAATGTTTGTAGCAACAGCTAACTATATTGAACAAATTCCCGAACCATTACTTGATCGACTTGAAATCATTGAATTAACTTCTTATACTGAACGTGAAAAATTAGCTATTGCTAAACAATATTTAATTCCACGGGTTTTAGAAAATACAGGCATCAAAGATAAAGAAATTATTTTTACTGATGAAGTAATTACTTACGCAATTAATCACTATACTAAAGAAGCAGGTGTGCGTGAATTAGAACGTCTCATTAATAAAATTGCTCGTAAGTTTGTTGTTCAACAATTACATAAAAAAATTACTAAACAAACAATTGATATTAAAGCAATTCGTGAATATTTAGACAAAGAAATCTTTGAATACAACATAGCTGATAAAGAAAATATTCCGGGCGTTGTTAACGGAATGGCCTATACATCTGCTGGGGGAGACTTATTGCCAATTGAAGTTACTTACTTCCCAGGAAAAGGTGACATTGTAATTACTGGTAACTTAAAAGAAACAATGAAAGAAAGTGCAAGTGTTGCACTAGGTTATGTCAAGGCAAATGCTGATAAGTTTGGTTTAAAAAACTTTAACTTTAAAGATAATGATATTCATATTCATGTTCCAAGCGGAGGCATTCCCAAAGACGGCCCAAGTGCTGGAGTTACTTTAACTACCGCAATTATTTCTTCGTTATCAGGAAGAAGTGTTAAAACAAATATTGCAATGACTGGTGAAATTACTTTACGTGGTAAAGTTTTAATTATCGGTGGAGTAAAAGAAAAAGTAATATCAGCTTATCGAGGCGGAGTGAATGAAATCTTTTTACCAAGTGATGATGAACGTTATTTAAAGGATATTCCTGACGATGTTCGCAGTAAAATTAAATTTTATTTAGTTAAATCATATCCTGAAATTTACGAAAATATTTTTAATAAAAAATAA
- a CDS encoding BspA-like protein, with translation MSDSVTELGNNVFGKCSSLATITLSKNITNIPAATFQGTALKEITIPSKVTKIDQTAFAFTNVLNDKNVKLPEDSNFHWLNVSKAKALVLKEVTELTNDTQIQGGLLIGQLNLNDAKQITSIKNKLFGFNHLSTLVLSNKVKTIEGSGLISSMYLLELNIPSSVEEIGDYAFGNCYSLNDFYFNWASNQLEKLHLGNYLFTSSMLNRTIYAYLANYTDNLQNDYEAKFKTIDLGEHVQIIFKPAPSSNHWWWYILGGGIGVVICSIGGFAIYKIVRQNKKKQAKTNK, from the coding sequence ATGTCTGATAGCGTTACTGAACTTGGCAATAATGTATTTGGTAAATGTAGTTCTTTAGCAACTATAACTTTATCTAAAAATATAACAAACATTCCTGCTGCGACATTTCAAGGAACAGCACTAAAAGAAATTACTATTCCTAGTAAAGTTACAAAAATTGATCAAACAGCCTTCGCTTTTACTAATGTTTTAAATGATAAAAATGTTAAATTACCTGAAGATAGTAATTTTCATTGATTAAATGTTTCTAAAGCTAAAGCTTTAGTATTAAAGGAAGTTACTGAATTAACAAATGACACACAAATTCAAGGCGGATTATTAATTGGCCAATTAAACTTAAATGATGCTAAACAAATTACATCTATTAAAAACAAACTTTTTGGTTTTAATCATTTATCTACTTTAGTTTTAAGCAACAAAGTAAAAACAATTGAAGGTAGCGGACTAATTTCATCAATGTATTTACTAGAACTAAATATTCCTAGTAGCGTAGAAGAAATTGGTGATTACGCTTTTGGCAATTGCTATTCGTTAAATGATTTTTATTTTAATTGAGCATCTAATCAGCTTGAAAAATTACATTTAGGTAATTATTTATTTACTAGTAGTATGCTTAATAGAACTATCTATGCATATTTAGCAAATTATACTGATAATCTTCAAAATGATTATGAAGCTAAATTCAAAACTATTGATTTAGGCGAACACGTACAAATAATTTTCAAACCAGCTCCAAGTAGCAACCATTGATGATGATATATTTTAGGTGGTGGAATTGGTGTTGTGATTTGCTCAATTGGTGGTTTCGCAATCTATAAAATTGTTCGTCAAAACAAAAAGAAACAAGCTAAAACCAATAAATAA
- a CDS encoding ribosomal protein-alanine-acetyltransferase gives MAKIRLMTSHDLELIIKIQTCFFDSGKFYSFNTLTEMLANKDMQLLVLTDGEEIIGYAICYLLVDHVDLLQIAIDRKFQKRGHGKELLNEIEKFKKDIFVEVNEENQNAIGFYEHVGFKKQSILKQYYGGCDAFLLKKEIQ, from the coding sequence ATGGCAAAAATCAGATTAATGACATCACATGATTTAGAATTAATTATTAAAATTCAAACCTGTTTTTTTGATAGTGGTAAATTTTATTCATTCAATACTTTAACTGAAATGTTAGCTAACAAAGATATGCAATTATTAGTGTTAACTGATGGAGAAGAAATTATAGGTTATGCAATTTGCTATTTATTAGTTGATCATGTTGATTTATTGCAAATTGCTATTGATCGGAAATTTCAAAAGCGAGGACATGGTAAAGAACTTTTAAACGAAATTGAAAAATTTAAAAAAGATATTTTTGTTGAAGTCAATGAAGAAAATCAAAATGCGATTGGTTTTTATGAACATGTTGGCTTTAAAAAACAAAGTATATTGAAGCAATATTATGGAGGATGTGATGCTTTCCTATTGAAAAAAGAAATTCAATAA
- a CDS encoding protease-like protein, which yields MKNNNFSLFIDTTQDYCALGLINDKQVINLYKEKTNHNMTDIVITRIKKFLKQNRVSLEQIKNIYLVNGPGSFTGSRVGFLIAVTWCSLKKINLYTTNSLLFQLNKGTGISLIDAKSQKQYLAIYSNFKPIVKPCLIDNNELDKYLNEHKELKVIKNYHRINYKAKINQILKYMEKVNDLETFTPIYLKDPV from the coding sequence ATGAAAAACAATAATTTTAGTCTATTTATTGATACTACTCAAGATTATTGTGCCTTGGGTTTAATTAACGACAAGCAAGTGATTAATCTTTATAAAGAAAAAACCAATCACAATATGACTGATATTGTTATAACAAGAATTAAAAAATTCTTAAAACAAAATAGGGTCAGTTTAGAACAAATTAAAAACATTTATTTAGTTAACGGTCCAGGTAGTTTCACAGGTAGTCGGGTTGGCTTTTTAATCGCTGTTACTTGGTGCAGTTTAAAAAAAATAAATTTATATACGACTAATTCATTGTTATTTCAATTAAATAAAGGAACAGGAATTAGCTTAATCGATGCTAAAAGCCAAAAACAATATTTAGCAATTTATTCTAATTTTAAACCGATAGTTAAGCCATGTTTAATTGATAATAATGAATTAGATAAATATCTAAATGAACATAAAGAATTAAAAGTTATTAAAAATTATCACCGTATAAATTACAAAGCAAAAATTAATCAAATATTAAAATATATGGAAAAAGTAAATGATTTAGAAACTTTTACTCCAATATATTTAAAAGATCCTGTATAA
- a CDS encoding ribosomal large subunit pseudouridylate synthase D, producing the protein MFDLKDLIVYEDEALMVINKPKGLIVHPTKYELHNTLVNLIKDKVELLSFFHPDRCGICQRLDRNTNGLMVVAKNQDVLNNLIDQIQSKALIRKYYSLVDGIINDDELIIKAPIHRSKNGKMKFSVSNSLKAKDATTIVKVIERFKNYSLIECQLLTGRTHQIRVHMNYIHHSVYNDPVYSNQCDDENYGQFLTSKYLRFYHPITNDVKEFSIKLDETFTNKLKELRNEKQ; encoded by the coding sequence ATGTTTGATTTAAAAGATTTGATTGTTTATGAAGATGAGGCTTTGATGGTAATTAATAAACCTAAAGGTTTAATTGTTCATCCAACTAAATATGAATTGCACAATACATTAGTTAATTTAATTAAAGATAAAGTTGAATTGCTCTCTTTTTTTCATCCAGATCGTTGTGGAATTTGTCAACGTTTAGACCGAAATACTAATGGTTTAATGGTAGTAGCTAAAAACCAAGATGTTCTGAATAATTTAATTGATCAAATTCAATCAAAAGCATTAATACGTAAATATTATTCATTGGTTGATGGTATTATTAATGATGATGAATTAATCATTAAAGCCCCAATTCATCGTTCGAAAAATGGTAAGATGAAATTTTCTGTATCAAATTCACTAAAAGCAAAAGATGCAACTACAATTGTTAAAGTCATTGAACGATTTAAAAATTATTCACTAATTGAATGTCAATTATTGACAGGAAGAACACACCAAATTCGTGTTCATATGAATTATATTCACCATTCTGTTTATAACGATCCGGTGTATTCTAATCAATGTGATGATGAAAATTATGGCCAATTTTTAACATCTAAATATTTACGTTTTTATCACCCTATAACTAATGATGTTAAAGAATTTAGCATTAAACTAGATGAAACATTTACTAATAAATTAAAGGAATTACGCAATGAAAAACAATAA
- the lsp gene encoding prolipoprotein signal peptidase, with product MSNVENNKRWHKQWSEFKKAHCNKQALLNKFYAFIFAAVIVLLCSVTMSIYCCKLTKPTVVDPYRFINISIDINQGISFGNLNGKTWLIYILQSVLIVVLFIFTFISKRFVEWFFGSMAYIGATYNLVDRMVIKEIASLKQKTNGVLDYFQFFDKSAIFNFPDFFIITGIIGICLFSFIFFICEYKQKKKNEEIKK from the coding sequence ATGTCTAATGTAGAAAACAATAAAAGATGACATAAGCAATGAAGCGAATTTAAAAAAGCACATTGTAATAAACAAGCTTTACTAAATAAATTTTATGCTTTTATTTTTGCTGCCGTTATTGTTTTATTGTGCTCAGTTACTATGAGCATTTATTGCTGTAAATTAACAAAACCTACAGTTGTTGACCCATATCGTTTTATTAATATCAGTATTGATATTAATCAAGGAATTAGCTTTGGTAACTTAAATGGCAAAACATGATTGATTTATATTTTGCAATCAGTCTTAATTGTTGTTCTATTTATTTTTACTTTTATTTCTAAAAGATTTGTTGAGTGATTTTTTGGTTCAATGGCTTACATAGGGGCGACATATAACTTGGTTGATCGAATGGTTATTAAAGAAATTGCTAGTTTAAAACAAAAAACTAATGGTGTATTAGATTATTTTCAGTTTTTTGATAAAAGCGCAATCTTTAATTTTCCAGATTTTTTCATCATAACAGGAATTATTGGTATTTGTTTGTTTAGTTTTATTTTCTTTATTTGCGAATACAAACAAAAAAAGAAGAATGAGGAAATTAAGAAATAG
- the parE gene encoding DNA topoisomerase IV subunit B — MSQQYKDSDIKVLSGLEPVRKRPGMYIGSTDSYGLHHLVWEIFDNAIDEVIAGNCNLIKLTIHKDQSISVEDNGRGIPLGKNSQTGLSTIDTVFTVLHAGGKFDDSAYKTSGGLHGVGASVVNALSSWLEVSVKRDNKIFTARYENGGNIVSPAHEIGKTNRTGTYVRFLPDTSIFKTTKFNPNLIKERIRESSYLYQGLTIEFNDLNTNETQTFISQKGLIEYAEFINESRNPIFPAIGFKGKSDDIEVDIALQYTNETNEIIISFANSVKTNEGGSHETGFKTSLTEVINNYARKNNLLKDKDKNFDGDDVREGITAVVSVRVPEKIIAYEGQTKNKLFTIQANTAVKKVFADQFTYWLEEHAKDAKNIVNKALASRDARIAAKKAREDIKKLRNTNKQTTILSGKLTPAQSKNYANNELFIVEGDSAGGSAKLARDKKYQAILPLRGKVLNVEKASIRDLLKNEEICTLISCIGTGINPEFDLKSLRYGKVIIMTDADVDGAHIQILLLTFFYRFMKPLIENGHVYVALSPLYKLTDKTSKQVTYAWDNNELNIAKEKLKNYEIQRYKGLGEMNADQLWETTMNPNNRKLVKVTITDAALAEKQVATLMGDNVENRKRWISENIDFTTENL; from the coding sequence ATGTCGCAACAATATAAAGACAGTGATATTAAAGTTTTAAGTGGGCTTGAACCTGTCCGTAAACGTCCGGGAATGTATATTGGGAGTACTGATAGTTATGGATTGCATCACTTGGTATGAGAAATCTTTGATAATGCGATTGATGAAGTAATTGCCGGCAATTGTAATTTGATTAAATTAACAATTCATAAAGATCAATCAATTAGTGTTGAAGACAACGGAAGAGGAATTCCATTAGGAAAAAATTCACAAACTGGTTTAAGCACAATTGATACAGTTTTTACCGTTTTACATGCTGGTGGTAAATTTGATGATTCAGCATATAAAACATCTGGTGGTCTTCACGGAGTTGGTGCAAGTGTAGTAAATGCTTTAAGTTCTTGACTTGAAGTTAGTGTTAAACGTGATAATAAAATATTTACCGCACGTTATGAAAACGGTGGAAACATTGTTTCTCCAGCTCATGAAATTGGTAAAACAAACCGTACTGGGACTTATGTTCGCTTTCTTCCAGATACTTCAATTTTTAAAACAACTAAATTTAATCCTAATTTAATTAAAGAGCGAATTCGAGAATCGTCTTACCTATATCAAGGATTAACTATTGAATTTAATGATTTAAATACCAACGAAACACAGACATTTATTTCACAAAAAGGATTAATTGAATACGCTGAATTTATCAATGAATCACGTAATCCTATTTTTCCTGCAATTGGGTTTAAAGGAAAAAGTGATGATATTGAAGTTGATATTGCTTTGCAATACACTAATGAAACAAATGAAATCATTATTTCCTTTGCTAATAGTGTTAAAACAAATGAAGGTGGAAGTCATGAAACTGGATTTAAAACTTCTTTAACAGAAGTAATAAACAACTATGCACGAAAAAATAATCTTTTAAAAGATAAAGACAAAAATTTCGATGGTGATGACGTTCGTGAAGGGATTACAGCTGTAGTTTCAGTACGTGTTCCTGAGAAAATTATTGCTTATGAAGGACAAACTAAGAATAAACTTTTTACAATTCAAGCTAATACTGCTGTTAAAAAAGTTTTTGCTGATCAATTTACTTATTGGTTAGAAGAACACGCTAAAGATGCTAAGAATATTGTGAACAAAGCTTTAGCATCACGTGATGCACGGATTGCTGCTAAAAAAGCAAGAGAAGATATCAAAAAATTAAGAAACACCAATAAACAAACAACAATTCTATCAGGAAAATTAACTCCAGCACAAAGTAAAAACTATGCGAATAATGAATTGTTTATTGTCGAAGGAGATAGTGCGGGAGGAAGTGCAAAATTAGCTCGTGATAAAAAATATCAAGCAATTTTACCGCTACGAGGTAAGGTTTTAAACGTTGAAAAAGCTTCAATTCGTGATTTATTAAAAAACGAAGAAATTTGTACATTAATTTCTTGTATTGGAACTGGAATTAATCCTGAATTTGATTTAAAGTCGCTTCGTTATGGAAAAGTTATCATTATGACTGATGCTGACGTGGATGGAGCACACATCCAAATCTTATTACTTACTTTCTTTTATCGGTTTATGAAACCATTGATTGAGAATGGTCATGTTTATGTTGCTTTAAGTCCGCTTTATAAATTAACTGATAAAACTTCTAAACAAGTCACTTATGCATGAGATAATAATGAGTTAAACATTGCTAAAGAAAAATTAAAGAATTATGAAATTCAACGTTATAAAGGTTTAGGAGAGATGAACGCTGACCAATTATGGGAAACAACAATGAACCCTAATAACCGAAAGCTAGTTAAAGTGACGATTACTGATGCAGCATTAGCTGAAAAACAAGTTGCTACATTAATGGGCGATAATGTGGAAAATCGTAAACGTTGAATTAGTGAAAATATTGACTTTACTACTGAGAATTTATAG